GGGAAAAAACAGGTAGTAGTAGCCAGGCACAGAACTGTTCATGGCTAGTAGGCTGGATGGGTCGttcttagtcagccgaaccaaggggacctcAAGGcttaatctagacccactccaaATAAGTCTCCCATggtaggtacagaggagaacttaaTTGGTTACatggagtaggtttggaatagggtacagggttgaGGAACATCAGAGAAATCCCATGGAGCAAAcaggcatggctgggtagcctttgatcatgcatctgtgttactgcaagctatatatctagttagatcccaggtagcttactcacgagcatcatccagaggcaggtggagattccctctggaggcaggctgttcattgatcatgagtttcaagagggAGCACATTTCAGATgatccagcctctctctctcagttttttcatcatggctactgcccttcctcctgggcagtctttaacttatatagaccttatgacctcatttacctggtccaatggaggccagcacctgttggctggtagccaaccaatttgaaatgcatcactggttgctgggtagactggcagggtctctagccccctccagTCAggctggcattgcttagaacaatagggagcccaagcccctcacccaggtatgtgatgccagtcaggtaggcagagggagcaggtttcccccctccctcgggaatgtatccaactcaggttacctaaagagatgggatgtctgccctctgcagtgcccATATTAActaaattgtcacagagcagagtttttggggagagacagaggtggccttctgccaccctgggcagggggagcggggTAGCTCTGGGAGGTTGCAGGGGGCAAGGGTCatgggggaagcccagaatgggaggtgagggggattcctacctttcagtcctccaggctcctgctggcttgcacatgtgactgctccaaactcaagctagcactaatacggatcaacatttgtgtggctctcagtgtaaggtgtaacacgGCCTTATGTCTGCCAAGACAGCATTGCAGGGCAGTGTGCCTCCTGTGATATCAGTAGAGAGCAGTGTCCCTTCGCTAGCCATATCACAACAGGAGGCCATACAAAGGTAGAGCTCTAATTCTGAATGCAGATTACGGGCTCTCATTCCTCGTGTCACTGCAGGTTAGACATGACACAGAAATGGTGTGTTTGGTGCCTGAGGAGACAAGGGATTACAAGATGACTCTCCGTAACTTTCCTCGTGCTTACCCTGCCTTCCCCTCAGTGTAGGGCGAGTGCTCAGCTAGCAAGGTGGGAAGGCTTGTTTCTTGCTTCTACCAGGAACAAGTATGACCCTTTAAAATGGTTAAAGCTACTTCCCCAATGACCTTGCTTTGTGAGGATGCGATGGCTTATTGTGGGCTACCTGTGGGTCTACAGCATGCAAGAGGTTGCGTATATGTGAACAAGTGATAAACTTGCTGGCTAAGCTGTTAGTATTTTTATGAGACTGGTTAAGCCCACAGCAACTGCTGATGGCTTGGTATACTGCTGCTGTTCTCATTCAGGCAGAAGGTTGGGGACAGCTTTTTCCTAAGAGACTTTTGAAACTCCTATTTTTTGATAGGAGGCAACAGCAGCTTTTTCCAGACATCCTGAGTGGGTCTTTTCTAAGTGACCCCTGGCCAAAGCCTGCCCAGCTTAACAAGCACTGAGCCACACTGACTATATGTAGATTGTACAGACTATCCATGTGCCCCTAAAAGTGGAACTATAAGGTGAAGTAAGCAGGAGATACCTGTTATAAGGATCAAGATGAGGCAGAAGGCCTGACAGTTCTCAATCCACTAATGGCATATGAAGAAAATGCCTCTCACTTCCTTCTCTGTCCCTTCAGCAATAAGAACAGACATGAGACATCTTATCATGTTAGGATGTGCCTGTATGTGGCTAGTTTGTGGTCATGGAACCAATGCCACTTCTTTCATGTATGCCCTGATTCTGCCATTGATTGACTCCAAGTGTTAAAAAGATTTATCCAGAATTTTTATTGTGTAACTTTTTGACATAGCCATTAAAACATCTTTTAAATGACTTGCAAAACCTGAATTTTGTATAGTATTGGGAAGAAGTAAATATTAGTGATCATTGTAATGGTGATGTCAATGACTTGACCAACAGATGATTCAATCCAGTATCAAAGTTCTTTCATgataggcaaggattttttgtggtatctttGATCCTGATATCTTTCCTTGGTCATAAGGGAGAGCATTTTCATTGCCGCAAAGCTTGTCCAACGGGTCTCCCAGCTATGCACAAAAAATCCTTATCTTGCATACATTTCCTGGGCGGTCACAGCTACAATGCTTCAACCTTGCTACAACATGGATTGTTGTTTTACTGTTTCATTACTTTGTGTTTAGTTGTGACATCAATGTGATCATTCTGTCATTTCATTCTTGGTTAGTTCTGAAATGTGTGCTGTTGATttattttagttttgctttttttatataaaaaaattaaaaaaaatacagagtgGAGCAAGACGGACCCAAGTCACCAAGGACTAACATAAATTAACAGAATGCACCTTGCCCTTTGTCCAAGGGATACAGATAACTAAAGCACATATATGAAGATGACTACTTCTTGACATGGGAAATAATTACCTAATTAAATGTCTCCAACTAACTGTTTGCTTCTAGATTCCCTCCTGCTTGGCTATACAGGCCTGAATTTCATCTCTGACAGCCTGTAGGAGTACTTGTACCCCTGGCCTGTTTTCCAGTTCACACCGTCTGCAAAGCTGCTATGAGGTCCCCTATGGTATAGTCCATTCAGGTTGGAGAGGTGGCACTTATTGTACCACCAGGCCCCCTTGAAGGTTACAGCACAGTTGTTGGGATCTGGGTCATTGTCACGGTCTTTGGTTGTAAACACCATGTTTTTGTGGCTGCTCAGTGAATCCCCTGTGGAAAAACAGTTcttgtttgtatttatttttggatAAGTTATCATTGTTCAGTGCTGCGAATCTGGTCAATCCTGCTCATCCATTTTTCATTTCACTAGGAACTGGGAACCCTTTGCAACACAGGAGATGGACTGTTATTGCATTCTGGGTTTGTGAAGGAGGAGGGTGAATAAAATCTACACCCTTTCATTGCACAAAGAGAGAATGTGTGGACCTGTGACTAGAGCATCAGCCTGGGACCTAGTAGGAGACCTTAGCTCGACTCTTGGTTCTGTCCCTGTTTGCTTGGGCAAGTCCCTTCTATTCAGTTTCCTCATTTGTTAAATGGGACAGGGATTCAGATCTCCATGGTAAAGTACTTAAAGATCCCCAAAGGAAAATTACTAGACCAGTTAGGTATTATTAATGCTTAAGTAACCAGCTGAAAAAGGGCCTCAGTTATAAGCAAGGCTTCATAATTAGGCCTCATGTAAGGAGTTAGTTTTGGGAGTTTTGCTCCTTCTGCCTCCTTTTTACAGAGTATTATAATGCTTATGGACTAAGAAGAGGTTTGTCATCCAAGAGAAATATCATAGTTGGCATGATGATGCCTGTGACCTATTGCTGGATTTGATATTATACTGTATCTGTTAAATGTACCCCTGGTTCCCTTATAGGAAGGCAGAGCAAATGGGGACTTCTCCAGCTGCAAGTGAAGAACACAATTTACTCTTGCTGCAAAAAGTTTCCTAATGTTTCTTTGGCTCTGCAGAATTTTCATCTGCTCTGGAAGATAGAGAACATGGCATCTTACCTGCGTCACCACCAACAAAATCCCCAAGGATCAGTTTGTATTTCTCAGTCTCTCCCAAAACTTTGAATGATTTGTATTTGGCGAAATGATAGTTGTTGTCAAAATCTCTGAGGTCTATGTGAAGTTCATTCTCTCCTAGTCGAAACAATTTGGAGAGACAATATTAAATATGTTCCGCTAGTGTTTCTGTCGACTCCTTCTATAGTCTCCAAACCTGGTATCCTCATGTTGGGTATGAGCTGGAAATGTTCTTACTAAGCCAAGGCTAGGTTAGCTGGTGTAGACCACCATAGCACCAGTGAAATTAATAGAAGTATGTTGACTTTCACCAGCTAAGAAGCCACCCGCCCCACCTCTTGAGATGGATGTCAAGTTAAGGATTAAGGgcttttttattttggaaatgagAATTTTgttgaaaatgtaatttttttatgGGACAATTTGGgtgttgatatttttttttattcattttccaATATATTTTGCTTCAAAATTATGGATTCTTCCCACTTTCCACCTTTCTTATTGACTCCCAAATTTTCCAGTTGTGAAATAGCAAAGTATAAAAAGAGATTTCTCTTTCCTCCTAGCACTTTATATCTCCCATATTGTGCCAGTTGAAAAACAATTCAGGAATTGACAGTATTATATTCTCTCCAAAAGTCATACTTCTTTAAAAACATGTTCAGCACTTACCAGGATTTCtcacaggtgtgtgtgggggagggggctttctcatttttcatttttttaattttcccctgGGAAATTGAAATTTCGCAAGATCTGAGTTTTCCAGCTACTAGTAATGAATACCACTGCAGCATCTTTCCCCAGTGAGGAGATAAGAATGCATAGTCCTTGCCATGGCTGTGGTTGGTGCCATGAGGGATTCAATAATGGGATAATACGTAGCCTGTCTTGGCTCCACTGATTGAGCTGCCATGAAATGGCACATTAATTTGAATAGACTTCTGAAGTTTAAGGgcagaaaggaagaaggaagcagaaaagaggaggaaaaaaatatttagcgGTAAGATGAACAGCACCTTGAACAACTGGTTCGCATAATATTTTAAGACCTGGGCTGGGTCAGACATTTTGAGGTCTGTGATCTTCTCTGGGTTGTAAGACCTGAGAGGCTTTTATATCATTGCATACCTAAAGGAGATAATGACCTCAGAGAATGATGCTACAGTATCAGAGCAGCTCACTGGTTGATCCTGGGCTGTCATCTAAAGGTGACATTACTTCAACTTTTAAAGTTTTTACAGGTCACAGTGAACCATGGTTTAGATAAATCAGTTTGGGGGGGATGATGTCAATTGCTGAATACTTCTTATTTTATGATCTTTAAATCAGAGAAGGGTAGCAGGGCTACATTACCATTTATGTCTATATTTTTCCTGATCAGCTAGTGCTGTAAAAATAAGCACAGGAACTGGTGTCTTCAGCAGCAATTGCATTTTAGTGATCTCGGCTCCCTGTAACGAAGAGACTCATAGCACacagtagaccaggggtgggcaattattttgagaggagggccacttactgagttgtggcaagccattgagggccgtgtgacaggcagccaggggcagataaatattaattttctaaattttttagggcccctgtgggctggatagaatggcctggcaggctgcatcttgcccacccctgcagtagactTAGAGAAGCAGTGTTGTTGATTTCTTTACCAAATGATGTTAAGAGGTGAATATTGTCATTCCCCAGCCAGAATTCTGTCAGCTGGTTCCCAAAACCTCTCTTGTATGATTCCCAATCACGGTAAAAGTCCACAGAACCGTCTGCCCGTCTCTGGAAAACCTGCAGAAAAATGAGAAGGAGTCATGGGAAACTTTCCGGCTTCAACAGGGCAGGGGAACTACTGATCAACTAATATATCACTTTTAAACTGTTCCAAACCACTTCAGCACAGGGTGAATATTGACAAAATGATATGCTACTGGATGAGTTCAGTGTGGTCAGGGGTATATTACTACAAAGGAAATAGGACTGTCTCTTCATTAGTTTTGTGTCTGATGTAATAGAGTAGCAGTTCTGATTGGAGCAGCACACTACTGCATTATTATTGGCTGTTAACCATTACTATTATTCATCCTTATTAATGAGAGTTATATTTAACTGGGTCACAAGGGCACACAACGTTGAACGTTTTCTCCATAACTTCAGAATTCTACATATTAGTTCCTTTAAAAACAGAGAATTTAACAAAGGAGCTTTTCTACTTTAATGAAAACCAGGATCTAATTGCAAAAATTAGCAGGAGTTGTTCATTTGCCTGGATTCAGGTTTAAAGAAATACAGTTCTTCAGTGCCCACAGGGCAAAGCTCATTCTGTAACATGGTGTCTGACAATGCTCATTTGCAGATATGCCCCCTGTGCTGCCAGCTCATTCTGGGACAGGACACTTCCCTGCAGGACTGTGTGATCTGGTTTGTTATGTTCTGTTCTCAAAATACTCACAATCCATCCTCCACCATCGGTGTCCATGTCACACAGCACAGTCATTGCATTACAGTCATGTGGGTAGATGGTGTACCAGCCACTCAGGATGTTCCCTCTGGATAACAGCTCCTTGCAGTTCCTTGCTCCTGGGGAAGTGGGGATTTTAAATTGTAAATTGATTTTGGTGGATTCCCCTtgagaaaaaacatttttcttctgagAAGTTTTGTAGACTGCCAACTTCGGGACATTTGTGCCACAAGGGCCTTTTCTTTTGCAAATTGCAGAAACTTTGATTTCAGGAGGGCCTGGATTTCATCATAggggactcttttttttttttagatatagaTATGCATGCACAAAAACATGTAAATGGGGTACGGCATAAAACTGTATTACTTCTCTTTGCACATACTAGTTAAACTGTTGTCACAATGGAGGCATGAGTGTTAAATTTCTACCAACTCCAAAtccaatttaaaacaaatatgaCTTATTTTGTCAGCTAAATATATGAATTAACAAGAAGTAAATTCTATGAGGTACCCTGCACTTTCAAGCTGAAACTTGATGAGCGGAAAGGAGCTGAAAAGATCAAGTAATATTCCTGAATTCTGGCTGTGAGATTTGTGCTGACGAAATATTGCAGCAGCATAGTCCTAGGAAACACTCACCTTGTCTACAGAAAAGGTCTTCCAGGTCTGTTATTCCTGTCCATAAAAATATAATATACACAGCTTAAGAAACTGGAAACCAGAAAAATTGCTAATGGATTTATTGTAGCTACAGTGCTATAAAATAGTGCAAATCATTAATCTGAACCATTGCTACCATTATGCAGTTGTtataa
The window above is part of the Alligator mississippiensis isolate rAllMis1 chromosome 12, rAllMis1, whole genome shotgun sequence genome. Proteins encoded here:
- the LOC102571641 gene encoding ficolin-1; amino-acid sequence: MMQRPAVGMGRAIQQTLVALFMVAAVFCKTEDSCPEVSIAGLSGSDKLTILRGCPGTAGAPGPKGEPGTAGLKGEKGAPGIPGKAGPAGMKGERGVAGPPGPKGITDLEDLFCRQGARNCKELLSRGNILSGWYTIYPHDCNAMTVLCDMDTDGGGWIVFQRRADGSVDFYRDWESYKRGFGNQLTEFWLGNDNIHLLTSFGENELHIDLRDFDNNYHFAKYKSFKVLGETEKYKLILGDFVGGDAGDSLSSHKNMVFTTKDRDNDPDPNNCAVTFKGAWWYNKCHLSNLNGLYHRGPHSSFADGVNWKTGQGYKYSYRLSEMKFRPV